The genomic window GAAGAAGCTTTGATAAAAAGATTCGAAGAAATGGATATCAATGTGCTGGATTTTTGCATGGTAGCTCGCCTGGTGAAGCATGATGGGCGGGTGGTCGGAGCGGTGGCCCTGGATACCCGGGAAAAAGATTTGGAAAAAGCTGCTATAGCCATATCTGCCGGGGCAGTCATCCTTGCCACCGGTGGAGGAGGCATGATCTATGAACACAATGTTTTTCCAGCGGGTATGACGGGAGATGGTTATGCTCTGGCTTATGAAGCAGGGGCGGAGCTGGTGAACATGGAGTTCATACAGATAGGAATAGCTTCCGTCAAAACCAAATTTAACTGCTCAGGAAGTATGATGAGGGCTGTACCGCGTATTATCAACGATGCCGGCGAGGAATTTTTGAAAAAGTACTTTCCCGAGGGCACATCCTGTGAAGAAATATATAACACCTTATTTAAAAAGGGTGCCAGCTGGCCGGTTTCTTATGAGCACAAGACCCACATTATCGACATTGCTCTTTATAAGGAAATGAAGGCCGGACACAGGGTGTTCCTTGATTACGGCAGAAACCCCGAAGGATTCAGATTCGATATGCTCTCTGAGGAAAACCGGACCCGATACCGCCGGGAACAAACCCGTGATATTGGTGAACAAAAGAGAAACGAGTCCCCATTATACAGGCTGATGGAAATAAACGAGCCCTCTGTAAAATGGTTTTCGGACAGGGGCATAGATTTGACAAAAGGCGAGCTCATAGAAGTGGCAGCATGCGCCCAGCATTTCCAGGGAGGCGTGAAGATCGACGAACATGCCAGGACTACCGTGCCGGGATTGTGGGCGGTGGGAGAATCCGCCGGAGGCCAGCATGGAGCCAACAGGCCCGGCGGCAATGCCCTCCTTGACTGCCAGGTGTTCGGCAGGATAGCGGGAGAGGACGCTGCACAAGAGGTATTAAAAAAAGGTAGTAGTATAAATGATGCAACAGATTGCATCGATGCCGATGCCGGAAAGCTCATACAACTGCTGAATTCTGCAAACAGCGGTGAAATTAGCGCGGAAAAAATGCGAAAAAACCTCCAGAAGATAGTGGAGGGCGGAGCAGGAGTGGTGAGGACCGGCGAAGGACTTCAAAAAGCCCTGCAAGAACTAAAGGATCTTAAAATAAAAAAGCATTTTATCGATGAACACGGCTCAGCATATTTTATAGAAAATCAAAACATGATGATGGTGGCCGAAATGGTCCTGTCCGCAGCCCTTATGCGGGATGAAAGCCGGGGGCCGCACTTGAGGTTTGATAGGTATGATGATAACACTCCAATAGCGAGAAAAGATCCCGAATGGGAAAAATATATCGTGATTTATAAAAAGGGCGAGGATATGGTTCTTGAAAAAAGGCAGCCGATAATATCATCCTAGTAGATATAGTAAAAGCCCCATTGTATCATCTTTGGGGCTTTATGCGTATAAGAGCGAGGAATAAAATTCTTGTAAAAATATAAAAGCCGTTTATTTTATCCCCCACGGAGCCACACCAAACAGATAATGCGAGAATATAGCCAGGTCTTCCTTTTCATGGTTCATGATTATACACAAAAGGTCGATCACTTCCTGGTTACGGCTTGCGGCAATCTGTTCCTGATATTCGTTGATAGTTTCGGCTTCGAGCTTCACCGCCTCCGAAAGATAGGATATAGCCGCATTTCTTCTATCGGGGTCAATCTCAAGGTTGCCCTTCTCGGGAGCAGGATCGGTTATGACGAGTTCCACATCATGCTGTCGAAACTCCTGTGCCTGCACCGGGTCCAGCTTTGCCAGCATCCGCATCAGCAAAATTATGTGCTGGGCTTCATCCAGGGCTTCTGCCCTGAACACCTCCGAAAGTTCACCAGATAAATCTCTACTGGCCTTCATATAGTAATTGACCGCTATTATCTGCCTTATTATATCCCTTCGCAAAAAAACAAGTTCTATATTAACCGGACAATCAGATGGGATAACAGGCCCTTCTGACACCCAGGGCGGCTTAGGAAAAACAAAAATGGTTTTCGGCATGTATATTACCTCCCACGGTTATTTCCATTTTAATATATTATATGAATGCAAAACATTAAAGGATTTGTAATTGTTTTAAAATAACCGTCGAGGTTTAAAACTCGGGCTTCTCATCAACCATGGACACGAAAAAAAGACCCAGCAATGAGATTATAGCCGCCACATAAAAGGCAGAAACCAGGGAACCGGTCAAATCTCGGATGAAACCGCTCACCATGGGCGCTACTACTGCGGACATCATGCCGGAAAAATTAAAGACTCCCACGGCAGTGCCCAGGGCATCTTTGTTCATGGCGGCGGCGTGGTCTCCTGTCCATGCTATGGCTATCGGGTCCCAGGAGGATTTGCCGAAAATACCGTAGGCTATCAATGCGGAGATGATGGCCAGGGTTGAATGCATATAAGCCATGAGGAAGATGGTTAAAGCCCCCAGGGGAAACAGCAGCAGGGCCATTTTTTTTCTGCCGATTCTGTCGGAAATCCTGCCGGAGATGAGGGAGGGCATTATGGCGCTTATTCCGGCAATGGCTACGAATAAGCCGGCAAGTTCCATGCCGATGCCCCTTTCTTTTTGAAAAAAGGCGGCTCCCCAGGTGACCGCCACCCAGTAACCATAAAGGGCACAAAATTGGGCTAAGTTGATGAGCATGAGGTTTTTATTTTTTAGCACCTCAGCTATAGGGAAAGAAGAAGTTTTTTTGAGTTCATCGAAAGTGATTTCATTATTTGACCTATGCGAAGAAAGGCCGATGATGCGGGATTTACCATCGCTGCTTTTTTCGTCCGGGGCAAGGTCATCCGTTTCAGGGAGAGCTTTATAATAGATTAAAGCCATAAAGACGGTGATGATACCAAGCACTGTAAAGATTCCGCCGTAGCTTCTTGTATAAAGGTATATGGGGCCGCTCGTGGCAAGACCGATAATGAGCCCAAAGGACATACCCAGGTTTACTATTGCTGCGGCAGTAGCCCGGGCCTGGGGCGCTACGGTTTTCAACATGATGCCATAGGCGGAAGGATAATAAGCACCGGCGCCGAACCCATGTAAGGCCATAAGGAAAATCATCATGACGTAATTCCCGGTAAAAAGCCCAAAGCAAAGCAAAGCGAATCCGGAAATGGCATACATGGCGGTCAGAAGCCGTTTTTTGCCTATTCGGTCGCCCAGCATGCCCGAAGGTATCTGCATAGCCACATAAACAAGAAAATAGCTGCTGGTGATGGTGCCGAGCTGAGTGCCGCT from Biomaibacter acetigenes includes these protein-coding regions:
- a CDS encoding FAD-binding protein — protein: MGKSRITNWPRVLARNAKDAFEYLDKLGVPFVKKNGLPDQFVTDGSEYARACYTGPYTAVHIEEALIKRFEEMDINVLDFCMVARLVKHDGRVVGAVALDTREKDLEKAAIAISAGAVILATGGGGMIYEHNVFPAGMTGDGYALAYEAGAELVNMEFIQIGIASVKTKFNCSGSMMRAVPRIINDAGEEFLKKYFPEGTSCEEIYNTLFKKGASWPVSYEHKTHIIDIALYKEMKAGHRVFLDYGRNPEGFRFDMLSEENRTRYRREQTRDIGEQKRNESPLYRLMEINEPSVKWFSDRGIDLTKGELIEVAACAQHFQGGVKIDEHARTTVPGLWAVGESAGGQHGANRPGGNALLDCQVFGRIAGEDAAQEVLKKGSSINDATDCIDADAGKLIQLLNSANSGEISAEKMRKNLQKIVEGGAGVVRTGEGLQKALQELKDLKIKKHFIDEHGSAYFIENQNMMMVAEMVLSAALMRDESRGPHLRFDRYDDNTPIARKDPEWEKYIVIYKKGEDMVLEKRQPIISS
- a CDS encoding ferritin family protein, with the translated sequence MPKTIFVFPKPPWVSEGPVIPSDCPVNIELVFLRRDIIRQIIAVNYYMKASRDLSGELSEVFRAEALDEAQHIILLMRMLAKLDPVQAQEFRQHDVELVITDPAPEKGNLEIDPDRRNAAISYLSEAVKLEAETINEYQEQIAASRNQEVIDLLCIIMNHEKEDLAIFSHYLFGVAPWGIK
- a CDS encoding MFS transporter, producing the protein MKEADIIREFFNKRTINLMILLCAGWTLLYTDRTTLYPLLSVIGEKFSLSGTQLGTITSSYFLVYVAMQIPSGMLGDRIGKKRLLTAMYAISGFALLCFGLFTGNYVMMIFLMALHGFGAGAYYPSAYGIMLKTVAPQARATAAAIVNLGMSFGLIIGLATSGPIYLYTRSYGGIFTVLGIITVFMALIYYKALPETDDLAPDEKSSDGKSRIIGLSSHRSNNEITFDELKKTSSFPIAEVLKNKNLMLINLAQFCALYGYWVAVTWGAAFFQKERGIGMELAGLFVAIAGISAIMPSLISGRISDRIGRKKMALLLFPLGALTIFLMAYMHSTLAIISALIAYGIFGKSSWDPIAIAWTGDHAAAMNKDALGTAVGVFNFSGMMSAVVAPMVSGFIRDLTGSLVSAFYVAAIISLLGLFFVSMVDEKPEF